The nucleotide sequence CCCTAcaacccccacccccccccccgccgTGCAAGGCCGCGCAAGGTCCCGCCGTGACCGTTAGGccccgccccgtcccgccgGTACCGGTGACGCAGCCATTCACGGCCGTCGGCTTCTGCGCCGTCACGACGTAGTTGTACGACATGGCGGAGACGGCACCGAGCCCCGAAACCGGCCAGAACGCGGCGCGTACGCGGAGCTACGGCCTAGCGCGGCCTCCCCACCGCCCCTTCCGCCCGCCGTGGTGACGTCACAGGAAGTCAGCGCGCCGCGCCGCTCTGCCCGCCGGGGAGGACCGCGGAGGAGCAGACGAGAGAGCGGGTGGCGGGGTGGCCGTGGAGCCTTAGGGAGGGGCTTCACCTGCGGGGAGCGGGACCCTTCCTAACGTCCTCCATCCCGGCAGCGCCCCGAATTGCGTAGGGCCGTGCCCCTCCATCCCAGCGGTGCACCTCgtgcttggggctgtgaccccccccacccccatcccatcccaacgGTGCCCCCAAGCGTGGGCTGCGCCCAGCCCAGGCGGGACCCACCCCACCCCGCAGAGAGAGGCTGGACCTTGCCCTCCCTCGCTTCCAAGCAGAGTTTGGACCTGGGTCTGAAGGCTGAGCGGACAGAGCTCCGTGTCCTCTCGGTACCGCCCAGACCCCAGCCATGGAGGTGAGCCCGGGGCAGCACGCAGCCCCCCCACCCCGCTCCCCAGCCAGCCAACCACCCACCCCTCCGTGCCCGCAGGTCCCCAAGAAGCTGGTGTGCTCGGTGGCCAGCTGTGCCGAGGACGCCCTGGCAGGGCTGGTGGCATGCAACCCCGGGCTGCAACTGCTGCGGGGACACCGAGTGGCCCTGCGTTCCGACCTGGATGCCCTACGGGGACGTGTGGCCCTGCTCTCCGGGGGGGGCTCCGGCCATGAGCCTGCTCATGCAGGTGAGTGTCCACGCAGGTGAGGGCCCACCCGTGGCCTTGGTGACGGCTTGGTGCCTCTTGGGCATCCCTGAGCTCCCCGTGCCCGTTGCAGGGTACATTGGGAAGGGCATGCTGAGCGGCGTGGTGGCCGGTGCCATCTTCACCTCTCCGGCTGTGGGCAGCATCCTGGCGGCCATCCGGGCGGTGACGGAGGCTGGGGCAGGTATGGCGACGCTGTGGGGCACGGGGACACCGCGGGACTGCGGTGTGACTTCGCGCCTCGCCCGCAGCGGGGACGCTGCTGATCGTGAAGAACTACACCGGGGACCGCCTGAACTTTGGGCTGGCACTGGAGCGGGCGCGGGCAGAGGGGGCCGATGTGcggatggtggtggtgggcgATGACTGCGCCTTCGCCAGCCAGAAGAAAGCTGGGCGCCGCGGGTTGTGTGGCACCGTCCTCGTGCACAAGGTGCGTGGGGACACAATGCCCCTCGGCGGTGACGTGCGGGGTCCCTCGCTCACTGGTGCCCGTTGGCAGGTGGCTGGAGCCATGGCTGAGGCGGGGGCAAGCTTGGATGAGATCGTCGCAAAGGTGTCAGCGCTCACCAAAGCCATGGGTATGCGCGTGGGGCCCGATCCCTGTCCCtaaccccatccccatccctatTCCTCCACGGTGCCAGATAAGAGACACCAGCACAGGGTGAACTTCAGCACCCCACGCACCTGCAGTGTGCCTGGGACACAACCGCCCTCCTGCCTCCCCATCCAACCACCCACGTGCTCAGTGCCTGCCCTGAAATCTGGCACACGTCCCTTTCTGCCTTCCCTCTCCTGCAGGCACCCTGGGGCTCAGCCTGTCGCCATGCAGCGTGCCTGGCTCCAAGCCCACCTTCCAGCTGGCTAATGATGAgatggagctggggctgggtgaGGAGCTGCCCCCTCCCTGTGCCAAGCTGCTGGGGGGCATGGGTCCACGTGACCCTTGCCCCATCCCCAGGCATCAGCATGGGGTGATGCTGCCATATTCCTGCAGGGATCCATGGTGAAGCTGGCGTGCGCAGGATGAAGGCGAGCATCATTCCCTCACCTCATCCTCTCCCTGcaccccctccctgccctcatGGTCCCCCTGTGTTCCCCCAGGTGATGCCAGCGGATGAGGCGGTGGAGACGATGCTGGCGCACATGACCGATCCCTCCAATGCCTCCCACCTGCCCCTGAGCCCCGGTGAGCCCCCCTGGCCCCTGTGCACCTCTTGTGCCCCAAGTGGGGCTCTCACTCTGCTCACTGCTCCGCAGGAGCCTCCGTGGTGCTGGTGGTGAACAACCTGGGCGGTCTGTCCTGCCTGGAGCTGAGCATTGTGGCTGGTGTGGCCGTGCGTGGGCTGGGTGAGTCCTTGGTGGGGACCTCATGGGGACCTTCTGGGGACCTCCTTTTTTTACATACTTCTCATTCCTGCAGAGAAACGTGGTGTCCGTATCGCCCGGGCACTGGTGGGCTCCTTCATGACGGCGCTGGAGATGGCTGGGATCtccctcactctgctgctgGTGGACGAGGAGCTGCTGAAGCTGATTGGTGAGCGCCTGCAACACGGGGAAGTGGCATGGGACCATGTGAACACATGGGGTGGCTCCAGACACAGCACCAGTAcctggctgctggctgtggtggAGTGGGTCTACTGGACTCACTCTCcgctcctgctgctccagatGCTGAGACCACTGCCGTGGCATGGCCCAATGTGGTCATGGGACCTGCCACGAGCCAGAGACCGGAGGTGGCAGCACCAAAGGAGGGAATGGAGACAGCAAAGCGAGTGCCCAGCACGGGTatgggcagcagtggggtgagAGGATGTTGTCACCTCctcgtgcctcagtttcccaggCTACTCTGAGGATGGGGGGTGATGTCTCCTCTCCTCAGGACCTGGCATGGAGCGAGCGCAGCAGGTGCTGGCACGAGTGTGCAGCACCCTGCTGGGCCTGCAAGACAAGCTCAATGAGCTGGACCGCGCAGCAGGTGATGGGGACTGCGGCCACACGCATGCCCGAGCTGCCCGAGGTGGGTGCTGGCACCCTGGGAGGTGCCATCAGCTGGGGCTCCCCCTCCAAGGACGCGGTTCCCCCCATTTGCCCCTTGCTGGGTCCCCACAACTGTTCCCACTCCAGGTACGGGGGAAGACCAGCAGGCCCCCAAGAGGGGCAGAGCCCCTCAGGGCAGCTGAGGGACCCTGTGGGGTGTGCCCCAGCCCTTTCTCTCCACCCTACAGCCATCCAGGAATGGATGCGCGCCCAGCCCCTGCCTCCATCCCCAACCcatctcttctctgctctggcCGACCTCCTGCTGGACAAGATGGGTGGCTCCTCCGGCGTGGTGAGGCCCAGTGAGGGGAGGGGGTGTGCCTCAGGACCCCCACTCTCCCCCCACCGCATGCACTGATGTGTCCCGGCAGCTATACGGACTGTTCCTGACAGCAGCTGCCCAACCCCTGCACAACCGCAGCGACCTCCCAGCGTGGGCTGACGCTGTGGACGCCGGCATCGAAGCCATGCAGCGGTGAGTGCAGCGGGACCCCCCTGGGACCCCTGCAGTGGGACCTTGTCAAGCCCTCGTCTCCCTGTACAGGTACGGAGGAGCGGCCCCAGGCGACAGGACGATggtgagtgctgctgtgccgggGGATGGAGCTTCTGGTGAGGGTCCCAGTGCTCAGCCCCTGCCCGTGTCTCCCAGCTGGATGCACTGTGTGCCGCAGCGCAGGCACTGCGTGCCCTACGCAGCCCCGGAGCCGACCTGCTGACGGTGCTGGCCTCCGCCGTGGAGGTATGGGGATGGGTGGCATCAAAGTGACATCTGGGGTCGCCTTGTGTGTCCCAGCCACGTGCTGAGCACACCCCCGTGTTCCTCGGCAGAGCGcggaggcagcagcagagtcTACTCGGCACATGGAGGCTggtgcaggcagagccagctacatcagctcagctcagctgctgcagcccgATCCCGGGGCCGTGGCAGTGGCAGCGGTGCTGCGTGCTGTGCTGGAGGGGTTGCAGGGCTGAGCGATCCCCCTGCcgctccccagggctggggtGCTGATGAGAGAGGTGTCGGCACACCCTGTGTGCCCCCAATAAAGCTTTGTGCTCCTGCAAGAGCATCCATTCTCAGACAGAGAGGGGATGGGATGGTGGGACCTGGGGTGCGGGAGGCAGCTGGCGCTTCAGGGACACATCCCCATGCAAAACGGGGATCCAGCCatggaggaaggaagcagctggGCTGTCCGCATGCCTTTGCTACTGACCCACGGCTGGGTGGGGAAACCACGGGGTTCACgtggctgcaggcacagggtCTGCAGGAGGCTCCAGTAAAGAGACAAAACAGGAACCGGGGTCCCCAGCACGAGGTGGGGAACACATGGCGGCCCTAAGGGCTGAGGAACTGGTGGGGCAGCCCAAAAAGACACAGGCACAGGAACGCTGAGGAAGGAAGCCAGCAGTTTATTAGGTGTCCATTGGGCTGCTGGGCTGGTCCCACCTCCACACAAGCATCCCCACAATGGGCAAGGCATGGTGCAAAGGCTCCTGCTGTTCCTGCAGAGGAGACAGGGCCAGGGCAGCTGGTCCTGGGCCAGGTCCCTTGGCACGGAGAGCTTCTCTGGCAGCTCCTGACCTGACAAAGCTCCCAGGATGGCACCGCAGGGCTTGGGGCTTTGGCACGGATTGCAGTCCAGGCATGGGGGTCAGAGATCCTGGTGCCGGCAGCAGTGGGAGAGACCTCAGAAGTGTCAGTGCTCTGCACCAAGTAGGGGCTGCGGGGAGACATGGGTAaacctgcagcctgtgccacctGCCCAGCCCACCTTGAGGGTAagccagctggggctgggggggcagaCCCCAGCTCAGCCCCCCAAAGCCATACTGGGAGCACCCCCACAGCAAGGCAGGTACCTGGTGAGTGTCAAGGGAGTCGGCCTCGGGGCGCTTCCAGCTGGGCTTGGCCAGGGCACACAGCACCAGCACCCCAAAGAGGATGATGAGAAGCCCCAAAATGTTCGCAAAGACGGCCTCAGGGGGAAGGAGTTTGTACGGCACCGACGCTGTCCCGTTCTTCCTTTGGGGAAGAATCACAGTGCTCATCTCACATGATGCTCTAGGGGCTGCGGGCTGGCTCCCTGCTACCCTGGTAGCCCCATAACACTGCTTCCACGGCCACCTGTCCCAAACCCCTGACCCAAGATGAATGCCACACCAGCTGCAAGTGGCCAGTGTCTGTGGCGGCGTGGCTGGAGGTGACATCCGTGGAGTTAAACCCTCCCAGAAAGCCTTCCTGGACGTGCCCAGCCTTCCTCTCAGCCCACACAACCTATTACCCAGGAGCTGTGCACCTAAGGCGGGGGGAAAGCACGCACCTCCCTTAGCTGAGCCCATGCTTAATTTCACTCAGTGCCAGCGCAGGCACAGAGAGCCAACACACAGCCCGAATCCCCAGCACTCACAGGCTGAAGAAGAGCTTCTCATTGATGCCTGACACACAGGAGGCCACGGAGAGCATAAGGATGGTGGAGCCAAAGAAGATGTGGACGGGCTTGTAGAGGGCACGAAGCCACATGGGTGCATAGGGCAGCAGGAAAGCGCTGAAGCCGGCCACCCACTGTGGGGACGGGAGATGAGGAGGGGTGGCACAAGAGGCACGGATGTGGGGGGCCAGGGCACGTACTCACCTGGCAGGAGAAGAGCAGTACGGtggccagccccagccagctGTGCAGCGAGTACATGTTGGGTGTCCCGCTCGCATTGTGGAAGCTGAAGacagccaccagccccagcacagcgaGGATGAAGGCTGTCAGTGCCAGCATGCCGTGTAGCATCTTCCAGGGCAGCTTGGGGCCACGCCAAGCAGGGGGCAGGCGGTACACCAGAGCCGCTGGTGGGTGACAGTGTCAGGGAGGGACAAGGGGACGTCACGCCACCCCGCACCCGCTGCTCACCTGCTCCATACAGCACCACCATGCCCGTCACCATCAGCAATGGGTGCCAGTTGAACATGCGGGCGCTGCCATCCCAGGCAAAGCCACCGCGCCAGTGCTGGCACCACGCGCTGACCAAGGCCacgcagcccagccccaggctgcccagcaagGCGCAGAAAGGCAGGAAAGGCAGATCCGGCATCTCCGCAGCAAGGTGCAGGGACCTGGGGGGGGAAAGAGGTGCTGTCAGCCTCCCTGGAGGCTCCCTGCTGCACTGGCTTATCTGCATGCAGGCACACCGGGGAGGAGCCACGCGAAAGGGGAAGCAGCTGCAGCGGGGAGGGTGGCCCCGTCTAGTGGGGGCAGGCAGGAAGAAATGTGCCCTGCAGATCCCCAGCATCTGCGACAGCACCTACAGCAGCCCCAAACTGCCCCCAGCACACCCAAACAGAACTTCAGCACCCCAAAACCTACCCCCGCACCCCCAAACCAGAGCCTAGCACCTCCAAACCTGTCCCCACGCCCCTGAACGTGTCTCCGGCACCCCCAAAACTGGGTCAAGCACCTCCAAACCTGCTCCCTGGGCCGACAAAGCTACCCCCAGCACCCCCAAACCTGCCCCCAGTGCCTATAACCTATCCCCAGCACCTCCAAACTTTAGCTCTGCACCCCCAAACCTACCCCCAGCACGCCCAAATCCAACCCACACCTCCTGTAACCTGTGCCAGAAGCCCCCAGTTACCTCCCAGCACCCTCAAACCTGCACTCTGCATCCCAAAACTCACCCCCCAGCACCCTCCAAATCTCTGacacccccccagcccctccaaACTACCCCCCAGCACCACCAaacctgcagccccacagccccaagAGGTGACGGGCAGCCACGGGGCCGCGCTTATTTGCCTAGGGATTTGCATCTGCCCCCAGAAATAGATATTTCCGTGTCGGGGGGAACAGCACCTCAACCTCTCCGGGgccccgccgggccccgccTCCCCTTCGCCCTCAGCGAGTGCCGCCATGTTGGACGGCGCCGCTCTAGCGGCCCGCCTCGGTGGTGGCGCCGTCACTCCCCGGCCGGAGGCCCAGCGAGAGCGACCAGCGAGAGCGGTGGCTAGAGCGCCCCCCCCGCGCTTCCGCCCCCGCTTCCGCCTGCGGTTCCCATGGAGACGGAGAATGGCGGCCGCGGGTGAGGCTCGGGCCGCGCTGAGGGCCGGAGGTGGAGAAAGCGGGGACGGCGGTACCGAGAGCGGCGTGGGGACGGGATCGCGGGGCTCCACGGCCGGGAAAAGGCCCGGCGGAGCGTCCCTAGGGACCTCGTTGGGGAGGGCAGGCCGCGAGCCGGGCTGGGGGAGGTGTGGAGGCTTTGGGGGCGATTCTCAGCTCCGGGGGCTCCTCGTGGCAGCGATACGGGCAGATCCCGTTCTCCTGGACCCCGTCGCTCTGGGCAGTGCCTTACCTGGGAGAGATGGGAAGGAAGGCTGTGGCTCCCTTCTCGTCTTTACACCTGTCTCCTTCTGGGTGAGCCACCCCGAGCCCGGAGCATGCTGCTGGGGTGGGGCAACGGACAGCAATGCTGGGTCACGGCGTGCTCCGGCCCATCCCTATGGTGTGGCCTGGGGAAGcctgaggcagcagtgtgccaaACACTACTGGGATTTGTCATGGCTTTGACTCTGCTTTGGGTTTTCTGgctgtgcccagccctgccaagCCAAACTCTGCTCCCTTCAGGTGCCAGCTGTGGGGAGCAGTGATGCTGAGCACCCGGCCCTGCGCCATGAGCTGCCCGCAACGCTAGGGATGCTGGGGCTGAAGGCTCAAGCCTCCGCCAAAGGAAGATGCTCCAGACCAGCAACTACAGCCTGGTGCTGTTCCTGcagtttttgctgcttttctacGACCTGTTTGTCAACTCCTTCTCGGAGCTGCTTCGCACAGCCCCTGCTGTCCAGCTTGTCCTCTTCATGTGAGCACCAGGGCAGGAGGGCCAGGCTCTCCCACACcgctctttcctctctctcactgcatctctctcctcctgcagcatccAGGACATTGCCATTCTCTTCAATGTCATCATCATCTTCCTCATGTTCTTCAATACCTTTGTCTTCCAAGCTGGACTGGTCAACCTTCTCTTCCACAAGTTCAAGGGGACCATCCTACTGTCGGCAGCCTACCTGGCGCTCAGCATCTCCTTCCACATCTGGATCATGGTAGGCTGGGGGCTGCCGGCTTCACAGCCCCCCACTCCCTTCTGTCCCTCTCCTGTGAGAGGAAGGCCGTAATCTCCCACTTGTCATAGCTGTTGGGCTGCCTCATGCCAGCCCCCAGCCTCAGCACTGCGACTTGCTGGAAAATCCGCAGGGAAAGCCTGGTGTAGAAACCCACACCGAAGTAGTTCCTGCTGAAGGCCGTGACAGTGGCTCCTGCTTTGTTTACCTGGGATTAATCCCCAGTAAACACCAGCACTCAGAGGCTGGAggcagccccctccctgctggcaaCAAGCCCCGAGGGTCTTTGCTGTGTCCAAGCAGCTTTGTGACCCCTTCTTCCCCATCTCAGCTCCCACACCCTGTACCACAGTCACcatttttcaaacaaagcagCCCACAGGTGCTTCCTGTACGCCCTTCCACAGGCCTTGGGGAGAGGGCCCATCCCACTGCCCCAGGGCCAGGTTTGTGACTGGAGCTGACCCGGGGATGTTGTGCCCACGCCGTCCGGGCAGGAGATTGATGGGGATTTGCAGGGATCTGAAGTCTGAAGCTAGAATAGGTCCTGACTCGGCGGCCAAATCCCCTGAGCTGCTTAACCTTTGGAGCTGGCACCAAGAGCATGACAGCCCTCGTGGGGCTAGCTCTATCCCACTGGGATCATCAGTGTCCCCAAACTAGCCCACGggttcttccttctttctgtctgtgtCAGAACCTGCGCTGGAGGGACTCCAGCCGCTTCATCTGGACCGAAGGCTTGCAGACGCTGTTTGTTTTCCAGCGGCTGGGTAAGGGCTCACGCTTGTTGATGCAGCAGGAACAGCCCTCGCACCTGCCCGGGGGGACACCCCAGAGTTAGTCCCTGTGCCctcacctccctccctcccgcaGCGGCTGTGCTCTACTGCTACTTCTACAAGAGGACGGCGGTGCACCTGGGTGACCCACTCTTCTACCAGGACTCGCTCTGGCTGCGCAAGGAGTTTGCGCACTTCCGCGGCTGATGGCCCCGCTCCAGCttgctgcccctctgcagctcctcaccccGAGGGGATGGAGCCCAGAGGCTGGAGGGTCCCAAGCCTTGTCCCagccccccagctccagcccaacTGTATTCCTCTTCTTCCTCGTGGTGATCACATCTTTTGCACTGGGAGCTGGCAgggtgctggtggctgtgtgGAGGGAGGATCCATCCTGGTGTCACAGCCCCCGGTGGGATTTGGGCGTTTTTGTGAGTAGTAAGGAAATAAATTGTCTACGTTTTCCAGTCTGCGTGTCCTGGGTCTCTCCTGCTCTTTGcttgtgtatgggaactgctgagtcagggcctgaaccactgattgggcacctggaggaaagacccagccagccctgggagcacaggtgaaggcaattcacctgtgtgatgggaagccaggctccacccctcttaggcctcatttaagggctggctgccactgaggaaggatctctttgTGGAGATCCCTTCTTGCTGGAAATTTTTTGCTGTGAGCCCAGAATCTAATGATACAGGTGAGCTATCTACTTCCCTTCTTTTATAGCACTTTGCTATTGcgctggtccttccacctcttttgtaacgccttttccatcgtgttggtcctgattgctgcagcttctcacaCGCCCTCGTTCTGCATGGTGTCCCAGAATTCAAGGCTATTCCCACTGGGCAACATCTCTCGCGGTTCTGCAGGCCCAGGGACGACGGGGAGAATCGGGCTACGCGTCCCTACGGGCGGCGGACGCGGGATTCGAACCCGCGGCTCGCTCATACTGCGCCGTCGAGAGAGGGGTCGGTCCTCCCGGGCCATAGAGAGAGGGCGGGAGAGAGCGGCCGGGCGCTTTCCCGCCGGCAGCGGCGGTTCCCATGGAGATGGAAGATGGCGGCGAAGAGTGAgtgcggggccgggagcgggaggcggcggggTCGGGGGAATAAACGCGAGCCGGGCAGCGGACAACGGGGCCGCGACCTCACCATCTCACGGCTCCCGCAGGCCGCCAGCGCTCCTCGGCCCCGCTGCAGGTCCTGCTCTTCCTCAACGGCTGGTACAGCGCGACCTACTTCCTGGTGGAGGCGTTTATCTTCGCCTACAAGGGTGAGCCCCcgccctcctgctcctccaccCCCCGAGCCCAGCCCTGAGCGTGGCCGTGCCCGCAGTGCTCCTGCTGCCGTACCCGCTCACCAACCTGCTGCTGgacgtgctgctgctgctgctctacCTCGGCACTGAGGCCACGCGCATCTTCTTCGGTGAGGCCGTGtcccctctccccagccccTTCTGTCGCTCTGTGGGGTGCGGCCTTGCGCCGCTGACCCCGTGCCCCGCAGGTTCCaagggcaacctgtgccagcgcaAGGTGCCGCTGGCCGTCAGCTTGGCCCTCACGGTGCCGGCGGCCGTCATGGCGGCCtactgcctgctgctgcagacctACGCCCTGCGCCTGGAGGCCATCCTCAGCGCCATCCTCCTCATCTTCTACGccgctgagctgctgctggggaccCTGGCGCTCGCCTCCTTCTCTAGGTAGGGGTGCTGGGAGGGGCACGGGAGCTCTGGAGATTctccagtccaaccccctgctaaagggAGGTTCTCTAGAGTACGTGGCTAAGAAAAGCATCCgggtgggtcttgaatatcttcagaggaGGCTCCAGCACCTGTCTGGGCAGCTTCTTCCAGTATTCTGTTACCCTCAAAGCCAAGAAGTTCTTCTTGGGGTTCAAATGAAACTGCGTTCCAGTTGGTTCCCTGTTTCCCCTTGTTCCTGTTACTGGGCACCGCTGAAAAGAGCGTGGCCCCATCCTCTTGATCCCTACCCTTTAGATATTGACggacattgatcagatccctctcagccttcttttctccaggcagaatggccccagggctctcagcatTTCCCTGTAAGGGAGCTGCTCCATGCCTCAACCATCTTTGCAGCAGTTTCCTGTCTACCCAGAGCCAGGGAACCCAGAACTGGtcccagtgctccagatgtggcctccccagggcagagcagggggtgAGGAGaacctcccttgccctgctggccccaCTCTGTGCAATGCCCCCCAGGGTCCCATTGGGCTTCTTGGCCATGAGAGTACACTGCTAGCCACAGGCTGACCATTGGTCAGCTAGGACACCACTGGTGTTCTCAGCTGCAAGGGcacccagatccttctctgcagatcctccttccagcagctcagccctcaACCCacactgatgcatgcagttattcctccccaggtgtaggaccCTACGCTTGCCCTCGTTGAACCTCACCAGGTTCATCCCCACCCAAACTTCAGCCTGTCTAGCTCTCgatgaatggcagcacagccttctggtggTTAAGCCCCTCCTCACGTGTCCCCCTCTGTTCTTTGCAGCATGGATGCGTACTGAGACCCCACACCAGAGGatcacagcagcacaggtaCGCGAGATGGCAGCGAGCAGATGGCACAGGCTCCATCTCCCAGCCCGTGGCAGTGAGCCAGACCCACGCTGGCACTCGTGGACATTGCCAGGGGTGTGCTCCCTCCTGCCTCACTGGGCAGCACCTGCTGCCACCTGGCCCCGGGGCTTGTGACACGCAGGTCAGTTCAAGgtacagagaatttttttttttacagtgttgtcagaaaaaaatcgctattttccaataaatatttatttttacctggTACCTGGGCATGCGGCGTCCCCCAGGGCAGCAGGTTGGGTACAGGGTGCTCAGAGGCTTCAGGCACCTTGTTGCCAGTGCCACAACCCCTGCCCTGAGCCAGCCTGGGGGGCACAGAAGCCCCTGGGAAGTGCTGGAAGATTGGGGGAGGGGAGGACAGGTACTGTAGGTGCTTGGCTCCTGCTGCCCATCCCTCAGCTGTGGCTGCACACCCCTACAACACACACACTTTCCTCCTCCCCTAAACATCCCGACAGAATCTCTTTTGAAATGCCATATAAAAGACTGACAACGTCATCAAGTTTATTACACAATTTCCAACCTatcagaaagacaaacaaatctAGTCACTGCGGGCAGGAGGGGCAGCGCTTTGCTGGGTGGTTAATAGGGGGTTCgctctgcacttttttttttcccccctcactAATTGGAAAGAAACTATAAATTTGTGTcgttaagtaaaaaaaaaaaaaaaaaattacagaactCACCCACCAAACGCT is from Numida meleagris isolate 19003 breed g44 Domestic line chromosome 6, NumMel1.0, whole genome shotgun sequence and encodes:
- the TKFC gene encoding triokinase/FMN cyclase isoform X1; this encodes MEVPKKLVCSVASCAEDALAGLVACNPGLQLLRGHRVALRSDLDALRGRVALLSGGGSGHEPAHAGYIGKGMLSGVVAGAIFTSPAVGSILAAIRAVTEAGAAGTLLIVKNYTGDRLNFGLALERARAEGADVRMVVVGDDCAFASQKKAGRRGLCGTVLVHKVAGAMAEAGASLDEIVAKVSALTKAMGTLGLSLSPCSVPGSKPTFQLANDEMELGLGIHGEAGVRRMKVMPADEAVETMLAHMTDPSNASHLPLSPGASVVLVVNNLGGLSCLELSIVAGVAVRGLEKRGVRIARALVGSFMTALEMAGISLTLLLVDEELLKLIDAETTAVAWPNVVMGPATSQRPEVAAPKEGMETAKRVPSTGPGMERAQQVLARVCSTLLGLQDKLNELDRAAGDGDCGHTHARAARAIQEWMRAQPLPPSPTHLFSALADLLLDKMGGSSGVLYGLFLTAAAQPLHNRSDLPAWADAVDAGIEAMQRYGGAAPGDRTMLDALCAAAQALRALRSPGADLLTVLASAVESAEAAAESTRHMEAGAGRASYISSAQLLQPDPGAVAVAAVLRAVLEGLQG
- the TKFC gene encoding triokinase/FMN cyclase isoform X2, whose amino-acid sequence is MLSGVVAGAIFTSPAVGSILAAIRAVTEAGAAGTLLIVKNYTGDRLNFGLALERARAEGADVRMVVVGDDCAFASQKKAGRRGLCGTVLVHKVAGAMAEAGASLDEIVAKVSALTKAMGTLGLSLSPCSVPGSKPTFQLANDEMELGLGIHGEAGVRRMKVMPADEAVETMLAHMTDPSNASHLPLSPGASVVLVVNNLGGLSCLELSIVAGVAVRGLEKRGVRIARALVGSFMTALEMAGISLTLLLVDEELLKLIDAETTAVAWPNVVMGPATSQRPEVAAPKEGMETAKRVPSTGPGMERAQQVLARVCSTLLGLQDKLNELDRAAGDGDCGHTHARAARAIQEWMRAQPLPPSPTHLFSALADLLLDKMGGSSGVLYGLFLTAAAQPLHNRSDLPAWADAVDAGIEAMQRYGGAAPGDRTMLDALCAAAQALRALRSPGADLLTVLASAVESAEAAAESTRHMEAGAGRASYISSAQLLQPDPGAVAVAAVLRAVLEGLQG
- the LOC110400858 gene encoding cytochrome b ascorbate-dependent protein 3 isoform X3 codes for the protein MPDLPFLPFCALLGSLGLGCVALVSAWCQHWRGGFAWDGSARMFNWHPLLMVTGMVVLYGAAALVYRLPPAWRGPKLPWKMLHGMLALTAFILAVLGLVAVFSFHNASGTPNMYSLHSWLGLATVLLFSCQWVAGFSAFLLPYAPMWLRALYKPVHIFFGSTILMLSVASCVSGINEKLFFSLKNGTASVPYKLLPPEAVFANILGLLIILFGVLVLCALAKPSWKRPEADSLDTHQPLLGAEH
- the LOC110400858 gene encoding cytochrome b ascorbate-dependent protein 3 isoform X2 is translated as MAALAEGEGEAGPGGAPERLRSLHLAAEMPDLPFLPFCALLGSLGLGCVALVSAWCQHWRGGFAWDGSARMFNWHPLLMVTGMVVLYGAAALVYRLPPAWRGPKLPWKMLHGMLALTAFILAVLGLVAVFSFHNASGTPNMYSLHSWLGLATVLLFSCQWVAGFSAFLLPYAPMWLRALYKPVHIFFGSTILMLSVASCVSGINEKLFFSLKNGTASVPYKLLPPEAVFANILGLLIILFGVLVLCALAKPSWKRPEADSLDTHQPLLGAEH
- the LOC110400858 gene encoding cytochrome b ascorbate-dependent protein 3 isoform X4 produces the protein MQIPRQISAAPWLPVTSWGCGAAGLVVLGGSLEGLGGQCSREPPGRLTAPLSPPRSLHLAAEMPDLPFLPFCALLGSLGLGCVALVSAWCQHWRGGFAWDGSARMFNWHPLLMVTGMVVLYGAAALVYRLPPAWRGPKLPWKMLHGMLALTAFILAVLGLVAVFSFHNASGTPNMYSLHSWLGLATVLLFSCQWVAGFSAFLLPYAPMWLRALYKPVHIFFGSTILMLSVASCVSGINEKLFFSLKNGTASVPYKLLPPEAVFANILGLLIILFGVLVLCALAKPSWKRPEADSLDTHQPLLGAEH
- the LOC110400858 gene encoding cytochrome b ascorbate-dependent protein 3 isoform X1, whose translation is MLGICRAHFFLPAPTRRGHPPRCSCFPFRVAPPRCACMQISQCSREPPGRLTAPLSPPRSLHLAAEMPDLPFLPFCALLGSLGLGCVALVSAWCQHWRGGFAWDGSARMFNWHPLLMVTGMVVLYGAAALVYRLPPAWRGPKLPWKMLHGMLALTAFILAVLGLVAVFSFHNASGTPNMYSLHSWLGLATVLLFSCQWVAGFSAFLLPYAPMWLRALYKPVHIFFGSTILMLSVASCVSGINEKLFFSLKNGTASVPYKLLPPEAVFANILGLLIILFGVLVLCALAKPSWKRPEADSLDTHQPLLGAEH
- the TMEM138 gene encoding transmembrane protein 138, with protein sequence MLQTSNYSLVLFLQFLLLFYDLFVNSFSELLRTAPAVQLVLFIIQDIAILFNVIIIFLMFFNTFVFQAGLVNLLFHKFKGTILLSAAYLALSISFHIWIMNLRWRDSSRFIWTEGLQTLFVFQRLAAVLYCYFYKRTAVHLGDPLFYQDSLWLRKEFAHFRG
- the TMEM216 gene encoding transmembrane protein 216 encodes the protein MAAKSRQRSSAPLQVLLFLNGWYSATYFLVEAFIFAYKVLLLPYPLTNLLLDVLLLLLYLGTEATRIFFGSKGNLCQRKVPLAVSLALTVPAAVMAAYCLLLQTYALRLEAILSAILLIFYAAELLLGTLALASFSSMDAY